One Nicotiana sylvestris chromosome 12, ASM39365v2, whole genome shotgun sequence genomic window carries:
- the LOC104233370 gene encoding auxin-induced protein 6B-like: MMKTKMIVGKLKNHLQLIHKYSSRFQAAHEIVETPRANNEEGVPNDVKEGYFAVFSVNPEEEPKRFVVELHWLTNPKFLNLLKQAEDEYGFVQKGVLEVPCRAEELQKILQLKIGGKISGFAV, encoded by the coding sequence ATGATGAAGACTAAGATGATTGTGGGAAAGCTCAAGAACCATCTTCAGTTAATTCACAAATATTCCAGTAGATTTCAAGCTGCTCATGAAATTGTTGAAACGCCAAGAGCGAATAATGAAGAGGGGGTGCCAAATGATGTAAAAGAAGGATATTTTGCTGTTTTCTCGGTAAATCCAGAGGAGGAGCCAAAGAGGTTTGTAGTGGAGCTGCATTGGCTCACAAATCCAAAATTCTTGAATTTACTGAAGCAAGCTGAAGATGAATatggatttgtacaaaagggtgTTCTTGAAGTTCCTTGTCGCGCTGAGGAATTACAGAAGATTCTGCAACTCAAGATTGGAGGGAAAATCTCTGGTTTTGCGGTTTAA